From the genome of Fusobacterium varium, one region includes:
- the aidA-I gene encoding AIDA-I autotransporter precursor: MKRKLFWGQLIAAFLYIGNSTFSQTIWTDGDFTTSKGHTWINSGNWEYGGDVHIQNINEVVFESNMSGKPNTGVLSIESGGKLTADGMVIVNQLGPTTGDAVLVTDGGKAYFNGGLTANIMNNNNDYYTIGVIGVNSQLHIKGDTIINSNFEKGYGLYLGEGTTNSFSKNNTGYGSVNIYTGKIGIYSLGNTDFNQDVNIYLNSNGATGVISNATNTLSTTNFNDFVTVINNSVSDNTSSAYGLAVSNVNGILNLNNGGKIIFGDNYTNGHEIGIYANKGSVNITGDFTVQTNSGGIQAVFYAVNGGKINATNSLMNLKGSIYANNNSQIQVSMNDGSFWEGASYIGNESTVDITMTGSQWNVTDDSIISNLNILNGTTVYINAVPDYNNFSARTLTISQNYYGDNSTIVFNTQLEDDNSITDKMIVEGDTSGTTKVRINNMGGKGAYTVNGIELISVLGVSDGEFIKDGRIVAGAYEYFLNRGDGVITDSNNWYLTSMIPSIVPPTVIPPTIDPTDPEIIAPPLVVPPVINPIYRPESGSYLANAVAVNSLFIHTLHDRLGEPQYTDALNKKKKYQVYG; encoded by the coding sequence ATGAAAAGAAAATTATTTTGGGGACAATTGATTGCAGCTTTTTTATATATAGGAAATAGTACATTTTCTCAAACAATTTGGACAGATGGAGATTTTACTACATCTAAAGGTCATACTTGGATTAACTCAGGAAATTGGGAATATGGAGGAGATGTTCATATTCAAAATATTAATGAAGTTGTATTTGAATCAAATATGTCAGGTAAACCTAATACTGGTGTGTTAAGCATAGAGTCTGGTGGAAAACTTACAGCTGATGGTATGGTAATTGTAAATCAATTAGGTCCTACCACTGGAGATGCTGTATTAGTAACTGATGGAGGTAAAGCATACTTTAATGGAGGGCTTACTGCAAATATAATGAATAATAACAATGATTATTATACTATTGGAGTTATTGGAGTAAATTCTCAGCTTCATATAAAGGGAGATACTATAATCAATTCTAATTTTGAAAAAGGATATGGATTATATTTAGGTGAAGGAACTACTAACAGTTTTAGCAAGAACAATACTGGTTATGGCAGTGTAAATATTTATACTGGAAAAATAGGAATTTACAGTCTTGGAAATACAGACTTCAATCAAGATGTAAATATATACCTTAATTCAAATGGAGCAACTGGAGTAATTTCTAATGCAACTAATACTTTATCTACTACAAATTTTAATGATTTTGTTACTGTAATAAATAATTCTGTCAGTGACAATACATCTAGTGCTTATGGACTTGCTGTATCTAATGTTAATGGCATTCTTAATTTAAATAATGGTGGGAAAATAATATTTGGAGATAACTATACCAATGGACATGAAATAGGAATCTATGCCAATAAAGGAAGTGTAAATATAACAGGAGATTTTACTGTTCAAACTAATTCTGGAGGTATACAAGCCGTTTTTTATGCAGTTAATGGTGGAAAAATAAATGCCACAAATTCTTTAATGAATTTAAAGGGAAGCATCTATGCTAATAATAATTCTCAAATACAGGTTTCTATGAATGATGGTTCTTTTTGGGAAGGAGCTTCATATATAGGAAATGAAAGTACTGTTGACATTACAATGACTGGGAGTCAATGGAATGTTACAGATGATTCAATAATATCTAATCTAAATATACTAAATGGAACAACTGTTTATATCAATGCTGTTCCAGACTATAATAATTTTTCTGCCAGAACTCTCACAATATCTCAAAATTATTATGGAGATAACAGTACAATAGTTTTTAATACTCAACTTGAAGATGATAATTCTATTACTGATAAAATGATAGTTGAAGGAGATACCTCTGGAACAACTAAAGTAAGAATTAATAATATGGGAGGAAAGGGAGCCTATACAGTAAATGGGATTGAACTTATTTCTGTTCTTGGAGTTTCAGATGGAGAATTTATAAAAGATGGAAGAATAGTAGCAGGAGCCTATGAATACTTCCTGAATCGTGGTGATGGAGTCATTACAGATAGTAATAATTGGTATTTGACAAGTATGATTCCTTCGATTGTTCCACCTACTGTTATTCCTCCAACTATTGATCCAACAGATCCTGAGATTATTGCTCCTCCTTTGGTGGTTCCACCTGTAATTAATCCTATTTATCGTCCAGAATCTGGAAGTTATCTAGCAAATGCTGTAGCAGTAAATTCTTTATTTATTCATACACTTCATGATCGTTTAGGAGAACCACAATATACAGATGCTCTGAATAAAAAGAAAAAGTATCAAGTATATGGGTGA